The following is a genomic window from Solidesulfovibrio sp..
GGCCGGCCGGGAAAAGGTCGTGCGGGACTATTCCTGGCGCGCCGTGGCCGAGGCCTATGCGGCGCTGTGCCGGCCGGCGGTTCGGTGACATGTTGTCTTGTCGTTGTTCGTTGTTGTCTTGCGGAACTGGGGAGCGGGCCTGACCATGTGCGGCATCTGCGGCTTCGTGACCCCGCGCGGCGGGGAAGGGGAGATCGGCGAAACCCTCGCCGCCATGACCGCGGCCATCGCCCATCGCGGCCCGGACGGCGAGGGGCGCTACCGCGACTGTTTCCCGCAGGGCGGCGGCGCGACTCTCGGCCACTTGCGGTTGGCCATCATCGACCTGGTCACGGGCGACCAGCCCCTGTTCAACGAATCCCGCGATCTGGCCATCGTTTTCAACGGCGAGATCTACAATTTCGCCGAGTTGCGCCGCGAACTCCTGGCCAAGGGCCACACCTTCGTCTCTTCGGGCGACACCGAAACCATCATCCATCTTTACGAAGAGATGGGGCCGGCCTGCGTCACGCGCCTTCGCGGCATGTTCGCCCTGGCCATCTGGGACGCCCGGCGCCGCGAGCTTTTCCTCGCCCGCGACCCCTTCGGCAAGAAGCCCCTGTATTACGCCCGGATTCGCGACGGCATCGTCTTCGGCTCCGAGCCCAAGGCCGTGCTGGCCCATCCCGAAATAACCGCCCGCCTGGACGCCCCGGCCGTGGCCCATTACCTGACGCTTCAGCACGTGCCCGAACCGGCCACGGGTTTTGTCGGCATCGCCTCCCTGCCCGCCGGGCACACCATGACCTGGCGCCAGGGCCGGGGCGAGCCCAGGCGCTATTTCCAGCTGGATTATCTGCCCAAGCTTGCCGCTTCGCCAGCCGAATTGGCCGAGGAGCTGCGGGCGCGCGTCACCGAGGCCGTGCGGGCGCGCCTGGTGTCCGACGTGCCGCTCGGGGCGCACCTCTCCGGCGGCGTGGACTCGGCCATCGTCACCGCCGTCATGGCCGGGCTGACCGACCGGCCCGTGCGCACCTTTTCCATCGCCTTCGCCGAAGAGGCCTTCAACGAGACCGCCAAGGCCCGGGCCGTGGCCGCGCGCTACGCGACGCGCCACACGGAATTCACCGTCGGCTTTGACGAGGCGCGCGGCGTCATGGAAGACGTGGTCGCGGCCACGGACATGCCCTTCGCCGACCCCTCGGCCCTGGCCGCCTGGCACCTGTGCCGGCTGACCCGGCGGCACGTGACCGTGGCCCTCAACGGCGACGGCGGCGACGAGATGTTCGCCGGCTACCAGCGCTACTGGCTCGATCCCCTGGCCGACGCCTATGCCCGGTTACCCGGCGTCCTGACCCGCCGGTTGGTGCCCTGGCTGGCCGCTCGGCTGTCCCCTTCGGGCGAGGTGCCGGTGGAGGCCGACTGGCGCGAGGGCCTCAAGCGCCTGGCCCAGGCCGTGCGGGTGCCCCGGGCGGCCAGCCTCGTGCGCTGGGGCTCCTATTTCTCTCCCTGGGACCGGGAGGCGCTGTTGCGGCCGCCGTTCGCCAGGGCCGCCCGGCCCGCCGATACCGTCGGCCTGTACGAGGCCGCCTTCGCCGCCGCCACGGCGGCGGGCGACCTCGATCGCGGGCTTTTCGCCGACGTGAGCGTCTATCTGCCCGGCGACCTGCTGGTCAAAGCCGACCGCATGGCCATGGCCCACGCCCTGGAAGGCCGCTCGCCGTTGCTCGACGTGGAACTGGCCGCCTTTGCCGCCAGGCTGCCCGAGCGCTGCAAACGGCGCGGCCGCACCGGCAAATACCTGCTGCGCCGGGCCTTTGCCGACATGTTGCCCCCTGGCATCGCCGACCAGCCCAAGCGCGGCTTCGGCCTGC
Proteins encoded in this region:
- the asnB gene encoding asparagine synthase (glutamine-hydrolyzing), which translates into the protein MCGICGFVTPRGGEGEIGETLAAMTAAIAHRGPDGEGRYRDCFPQGGGATLGHLRLAIIDLVTGDQPLFNESRDLAIVFNGEIYNFAELRRELLAKGHTFVSSGDTETIIHLYEEMGPACVTRLRGMFALAIWDARRRELFLARDPFGKKPLYYARIRDGIVFGSEPKAVLAHPEITARLDAPAVAHYLTLQHVPEPATGFVGIASLPAGHTMTWRQGRGEPRRYFQLDYLPKLAASPAELAEELRARVTEAVRARLVSDVPLGAHLSGGVDSAIVTAVMAGLTDRPVRTFSIAFAEEAFNETAKARAVAARYATRHTEFTVGFDEARGVMEDVVAATDMPFADPSALAAWHLCRLTRRHVTVALNGDGGDEMFAGYQRYWLDPLADAYARLPGVLTRRLVPWLAARLSPSGEVPVEADWREGLKRLAQAVRVPRAASLVRWGSYFSPWDREALLRPPFARAARPADTVGLYEAAFAAATAAGDLDRGLFADVSVYLPGDLLVKADRMAMAHALEGRSPLLDVELAAFAARLPERCKRRGRTGKYLLRRAFADMLPPGIADQPKRGFGLPVAGWFRGPLREFARDLLAGGRVCREIARPEAVGALLDAHEAGRADHGKRIFALVMLELWLRRYL